aaaagaattacatTAACATAGTATAAGACAATAGAGCATCAAAGTGGGCATTTTTTATGCAGTTATACAAAAAGGAACGAAATAGatgaaaaaaagagtgaaaatcaCAGACTTATACACTTGCTCCAACTTGAAACTCCCATTGTGATAAGACGAAACAATTTTCAACTCTAATTATAGTTGTTCCTctataattaaaacacaatttaaatttattaaaaaaacgatAAATGGGATGTAGTAAATAGAATTGAACCTTTAAGACTCCTTTTTACAAACACCCACTTTGTATGGATCCCTTTTTAAGTAACTTTTTCCCAGCTACTATCGGATATGCTATGGAATTTAAGTACTCAACCTGCAAATAATAACATCAAAAATGTTACTAAATAGAAAATTATCTTGTAAAGTTCTTCCATGCTATGGAATTTAAGTACTCAACCtgcaaataataacataaaaaatgTTACTAAATAGAAAATGTTACAAAAATGTTAACatgaaataaaataagatatataGAGACTTTTTTCTATAACATCATACATATTTCTAAAGACAATTTGCTATAATAGAAAAATATACCTGCTTGAGGGAATCAAAAACTCTTTTCCATGTAGATTTCCCAATACACGCGCTGCTATTTGTTGCTTCTGGTATGCTATAAGACATTTTGAGTCATCAAATGAAACTATGCAATTCAGACTATGAAAATATTTTGAGTCATCAAATGAAACTATGCAATTCAGACTACGAAAATACTAGAAGTGTTTaggaaataaattaaatacataacATTATCAAAAAGTGAGGATTGTGGCTCTTGAAGCTTTAATCCTCTTCCCCTAGTTCTCATCTCTTCATATTATTTTCTTCCATCTATAAATACAATAACAAGAATTAAATACACGCGCTGCTATTTGTTGCTTCTGGTATGCTATAAGACATTTTGAGTCATCAAATGAAACTATGCAATTCAGACTATGAAAATATTTTGAGTCATCAAATGAAACTATGCAATTCAGACTACGAAAATACTAGAAGTGTTTaggaaataaattaaatacataacATTATCAGAAAGTGAGGATTGTGGCTCTTGAAGCTTTAATCCTCTTCCCCTAGTTCTCATCTCTTCATATTATTTTCTTCCATCTATAAATACAATAACAAGAATTAAACATTAGGAATCAACCTACAATAGAATTTCGTAGAAAGTAGCACAGTCCATGCATATCAGTTCACAAAATAAATTAGAAAGTAAAATACCTGCTGAATTCGAACTCGTTTCTGAAAGATTTGATCTTCATGAACAGTGactaattggataaaatattcCACTCTATCTAAGAAAACCTGATAGGCATAAAGATATTAAGAAAGAAGGTAAGAGACCTTTATATTCAATACCTTTATATTCTACTTAATTTGTTAATCATGCAAATTTCCATTTCCATCATcgattgaataaaaaaaaagaacatgCTTTACTCTTTATGTTATGTTGACTCCATCAGAAAAACTCAAAACATCAACTCTTAATAACCAATAAGCAAAATAATTGAATCCTACTTCTTCACTTCTTTCTCCAAATCACTTTTTATCAAACACAAAACTATATTCATAAATGACTTATCCCAAAATCACTTACTCATCCAGATCAAACAAAATCCTAAATACCCAATTTCCAAAACTCaagatgaatacttctacaaATGGATTCATCAAAATCAAGACAATGAAAAAACTATAGTATACAAAGAGATGATCAATAATCTCATAAGCATCAAGAGCTCTCAACCCAAGAGTAATCGCGCCCTTCTAATAtccaatcttctttatatttatCAGCAATAAAGAACATGGTGGACTCCGACGTCGAGAGTTCAAAGACGGAGGCTAACGCCATCGGCGTCTTTACACTTTACAGTGAGGCAGGTGTATACAGAGATTAGGTACATATGAATGTGTGGCGGCGGGGATTGGTCCTTGAACCAGAAGAGTTTTCCTGTTTGAGAACCAACCAGTGGAGGCGCCAGGTTTCCAACCAGTGGAGGCGCTTTGATGTGTCCTAGGCTCCTAGCCAGCCAAAGTGTTATGGGTTTGACAAGAATTCAATTTTGGCCTAGTGTTCTGGGTTGAGTTGAGCGGCCGTCGGTTATTGGTGGTACATAAGTGGTGTCATGAGATGGCGGTGAGGATTATTGGTGGTACATAAGTGGTGTCATGAGATGGCGGTGAGGAGAAGGAGGCGAACCGAAGGGGAGGAATTTTAGGGTTTTAGAGAACTTTTCGTTTACGAATGGGTACTGAAATTTTTCTTACTTGTTCTTTGAGAAATGCAAACGTCAATAAGACGAATGGCTAAGTCATCTTGACCTAAATCTTAAGAGGGAGGGAACTGTTTAATTTCACATATTGAAAAGTGAGTTCCCACCGTAATAGTGATTATTAAAAGTGAAAGGCGGTTGTTTAACCCGTCGTAGAGAATTGTTTAAGGCAGTTTGGAGAACAGATGTCGCAActtgtgttattttgttgaaaattaagAGGCAGTTAGTAAAAACTGTCGTGTAAGCTGTCGAGATTCATAGGGGAGGGCAGTTTTAATAGACCTGTCGCAATCTAAGTGTCGCGAAACAtaatttttcttgtagtgaatgcGGATGTAATGGAAGCGCAAAGAAACATGTAATGAGAAACGAGGAAAAAGGATCATAAAGCGTTATTCTACATCCATCGGTGTGTGAATGTGAACGTGTTTTAGAAGATCCTTGATTCGACGACGGTGAAGTCTGCGTGGGGCATACTAGTACGGTGTTATGTCAGTGAcgcatcagtgaagaaggtgaagcttcagagTCTATGTAAGCAGTATAAAAATATCAACATGAAGAAAAATTAGAAGGTACCTGACTACATCTCAAGAGTGgttttgatcactaatgagataaAATCTTGTAGAGAAACTAATAACACCAAAACACACTGTATATTTGACTCGATTTTCATATGTTTTACAGCTAATATTATCATATGTCACATTTATTGACAAATAAAGAATTCCAAGGTCTCAAATATTCTCAAATAAAAACTATAACCCATCCTTTTCCCTGTCCTTCTCTCTAGAAATTCTTTCCCATATCTTATTTTTCTCACTCCTGAGTCACTTTGTGGTTTTTTATCAACATATTTTTCAACCCCCAACCCTTTCCTCATTTTCTCCAACACAACCTCAGGTAAAAACTTGACCTTTCCTCATTTCTTGGTTAAAATTTTTAATGGTTTTATTTATGAGTGTGACGAGTCGGGGAAAGGTTATTCATGGAGCCCTTAACACGTAATACAAGGAGAATGGATTGAGATTTTATGAAGTAAAAAATGTAGGCCATCTTTGTTGGTTCATCTAGTAGTAGTGACACTAACTTGGTATCGTCATCTTCAAGTTTCGCTAAGATCTTCACGGAGCATCCCGCGAGCTCTTTTAATGAAGAGGTCTTGAGTTTTAATTCGATATACCTCGACGGAGATTGGGTGGATGCTTTATGAGTCGTCTTGGAGTTGTCCAACATTAATAATGAGGTTAGAATTATCTTGGAACCTTGAATACTAGGAGAAAAAGTTTTCACCATTTGTCCGAGTCATTTCCCATGGAGTCTTCTTTGGGGGGATATGGCTTAGGGATGATCTCTTTATGGTAGATGTTTTGTAGAATCCACTCTCGCCTCATGTTCAATGGGGGTAAGGCATTACAAATATTTTCGCGCATGCTCGAAGGCTACTCTTTCAGGAATTGGTATTGTATTCTAATGCATTCTTTCTCTGCCCATCCCCGACTTTCCAACTTTTCGCTCATTCTCGTTCCTTTTTCTCTTCTCAGCATTGATCTCCTATCCTTTTACGTATCATTCCTCTTTAGACATGATCTCTTAGGACGATGATTTCTGAGTCAAGGACTCATATAAATGCCTTGCCTTAAGACCACCCTAGAAATCCCCTACAAACATATCCTGGTTCAAATGGGAGACCTTGATGGTTTCTTTATTAAAGCGGGCCAGATGACTCGAAATAGCCCCAACGGGCTTTAAAAAGGCTCGTGGTGGAAACTTTTCCATGTTTGCTGGCTAAGAACTGATGGACCGCCTTCCTCGTAAGATCTTGGTAGTTAGTTATGGAGAACCTCGAAGGCTCATGTACTAATAGAGGGTTGGTTCTTTTAACATTCCTGCCACCAGTTTACATTTGAGCGAGTCGGTCCCGCCAATAATGGCCATCTGTGTGGTGATAGTTTTGACGTGTTATTCACCCTTGTTtttggtaaacaatcgctagtcctccaaattCAATACTTCGGTTACTCGCAACATCAACTAGATTGATCTTAGGACATATGTGTATAGTGCTTTGTTTTGGGTGTTTCTGGATACTAaggtatttaataaatttaaaggcAATGCGAATAAATGTAAAGTTTTGTTGGTAATGATAAATGACAAAGAATGATAAATTTGACTGGAAAGTAAAGGTTTCAAATGGAAATATAAAGGAAATGGAAATGACTTTGAATGCGAATAAACTCTTTTAGAAATTAAAACTGTGTTTCAAACGTACATTTCTCAAAGACTCCTTTTTCTATACGCTTAGATGCTTTCAGTAATTTGAGTATAGTACAATATTGAACACACGAAAATCTAGTTACTAaacccctatttatactaattcgactacAATGGTCTTCTCATCATATGATGACATGTTTTCGTCTGCATGCGCTTCATCTCTTGCAAGTCTTCACGCGCCCTTCTCAAGGAACAGATAAGACTAAAATACCGTTATTGGCCTATTTCGAAATCCGCCACCTCGAACTCTAAGTCtggttaatttaaaatagttctaAGTCCCAAATAGAACATAAACTTATCAGCGTGCTTGGCTCTTCGCCAAAATATCTTGTCGAAAACATCATCATGCTTTGTTGAAGGTACAAAATAAATCATTTGTTTTCTTAATACCTTTTCCTTAGTGAGCATCGAACTTGCCGCTAACACGTGCTCCTTGGGATCACTTTACCATCAAACACCGTCAAAGAAGGTGATCTAAAATTATTTGGGAACTGGGTCTCCCAAATGTTCCATGCCAAGGGTTATGGATCCACAAGTTCTTCTTCTTTATTCCCTGCTGATGGTGGTTGTTGTTGAAGGTCACAAAAATTGTCTTATAATGTCTCGTTCTTACAACAGAGTTCCTCCATAACAATGAAATTTCTTCTATGGCGGCCTTGCTGCCTTGATTGTTTGTGCTAGTGACCACCCTCACCATTAAAAGATGGTAAGGTAAATGCTCAAAAGGCTGTGTGGTCGAGGAAAGTTTCAATGGGCTCCATGGTGGGCATCAAATGTACACGTAGAGTACATTAATTAATAACTCCACCAACATGGAGCCAGTAAGAGTCATAGTTGAATGTCTGGGTGAATTGTGAAAGTCTTTTCTCTATGATGTTACTTTCCTTATATAATGGTTTTAACTTGTCTTGTAGGAAGGTCTAATTGAGGTTATTTAATATGATTAGTTCTATAAATCACCCGTCTTAATGATGATTGAGAATCAATATTTGATGGACAATATTCTCGTATTTGCTATCCTCAATTAATTATAAATGCTCTCTTAATCACACATATGGATCAGAGATAAACCCGTGCCAAAGTTAGATTGTTATATCCTACTCGACCTGCTAGTACATCCAAATTGTTTATGCCACCCTAGCTCATTCGCTTAGACAGGCGAGCAACTCCTCGTTCGAGTTCACAAGCCAGCCCAACCCAACCCAATAAATTATCTAAAACGTATAAATATTGATTGGTTGTCAAATGTTAATGCTAATGTGTTCTTAGTATATGCATTAAAAGTtagatatataaaatttatttttaaacttgcACATGACTTTATTAAATACTTAAacgttattttttatatattttttaacataaatttttattcgtaaactttttaaaatatattcttaGAACACAAATTAGTTTGACCcttaaatataaaaaacagatttaaaaaaaataataatgtaaagACGATGTTGCTACCAAGAGTGATGAGAAGGCATTATTATGCTAATACTACGTGGTCTCTTATTTGAATGGAAcacaaaaaatgataaataaatacataattaTAGTTCAGTTGCGTTTGAGTAACTTCTTCTACCTCGCTGTTCTCAATTTCAACTACTCTTTTTTTCCCCTCCTTATCTCTCAACTACTTTATCCCTttcatcaaaattcaaaatcccaattcattttttgacctaatttcatgaAATTCACCAATCCCTATTTCCTTAGGTGAGATTCAAATCCACACTCgcggtttgaatttgaattgattgATGTCTGGTTCTTCCGATGAAGAGATCTCAAACGGTAATCGCGACGGTTACCAACGAGGAGGAAGTGACGGCGATGACGACGAAGATGAAGAAGAGGatcgaaagaagaagaagaatcgtgCGAGAGTTGATTTTGGTTTTGGAAAGAGGTTGGTACTTCGTCAATTTACCAAAGCGAAGAATCAAATTCGGAGAGTTAGAAGCAGAAAGGCTCTTCTTTCGGCTTCGTCGTCGTTGACTGCGGGGTCTTCGAGGAATTTGAATGTGAGTAGTAGAGGTAAGGTGGTGATTGTTCATGGTGATGATTTTGGTAGTAGTAGTGGTAGTGCTGCTCGGAGTGGGTTTGGTTGTAAGTTTTGTTTTTCGCGTCCTAGTGTAATGGAAAATTC
The Vicia villosa cultivar HV-30 ecotype Madison, WI linkage group LG6, Vvil1.0, whole genome shotgun sequence genome window above contains:
- the LOC131612758 gene encoding uncharacterized protein LOC131612758, which translates into the protein MSGSSDEEISNGNRDGYQRGGSDGDDDEDEEEDRKKKKNRARVDFGFGKRLVLRQFTKAKNQIRRVRSRKALLSASSSLTAGSSRNLNVSSRGKVVIVHGDDFGSSSGSAARSGFGCKFCFSRPSVMENSDGSPSSDPNDPKFTHSMMRSLIENNDFCSKECNPHIELLND